Part of the Candidatus Nanoarchaeia archaeon genome, GGATATCTCGCTCTGGGTCTTTGACTTTTTTGTTGCAGTGTATGTCTATATCTTTTTGAGAACATTGCTGATCTACGCAACTCATCCGCAAGGCGCGATCCCGAGCCTGTGGGCTTCAGGCCAGTATTTCGTGATGGCCTATCTTGTCCTTTTTTTTGGGATCGCCTCGCTCTTCTATGTTGCGGGGTTTGTTTCGTATATGGTTGTTGGCCGGAGATGGGAGATCGAAGAGGACCTTGTCTTGGCAGGCCCTGGCCAGCCAATGATGCAGCATCCATCAATAGATTACTCACAAACGATGCAGAATCATTAATTGAATCATCAGGAGATGATGAACATGGATGAAAAGAGAAAGAAGCTCAAAAAGGAGGCTGAAGAGGTGTATGAGCTTGACGACTCGGACATCCCGCTCCATGAGCCTTATGTAAGGGAACGCAATCTGCGGAAATAAGGCTCAGTAGAAAGTCCGGCATCCTTTCTGCGAGCTTCTTTGGAGTCATGAGCAGTGCTGACAGAGGGTAGGCCCCTTCGGGGATGTCAGCAAACATAGATTCAATCACAAGCGAGCTCGATGCCGACTGGCTTTCTACTGAGCCCGGAAATAACTAGTCTCTCTGCCAGCCCTCTACTTCGCCAGCAAGCCGCTTGACCCTCTCGGCATACTCCTCGCCCAGCTCCATTCTAAACCGATCAATGACCATCTGCAATGTCCCTTCCTTATCCCCAAAAATAAGGTTGTCTGCATGGGCTATGATCTTTTCTTCTTTGCTTATTGGAAGAAAATCTTTATCAGGGAGAGGAAGATTCTGCTCCCTGATGTCTTTCCTGCTTATGCCTACTCCGATATGGCGCTCTGCCACCAGGGCATGCTTTGGAAATCCTTCTTTTCTCAGGATTTCAGCTCCTTTTATGCCGTGCTGGATCGCATTCTTAGAGCCTGGTGGAAACTGGAACCTTCCGATGTCGTGGAGAATGGAAGCGGTAGCGATGAACTCCTTGTCAGTGCCTGGAATCCTGTCTGCAATCCGCAATGCAGCCTTCTTGACAGCCTGCACATGAGCCAATACTTTTTTGAAGGCTCCATCGTCTGAGGAATATTTCTTCAGGAGTTCTATGGCTTGCTGCTCGTTCATCCATCCTAAGGCTTCTGCATCTTTTAAAAACCTTTTGGCCTTTTCGGCTTCCCTGAAAATGTAGTTGCCGTCATTTTTGCGAGGCTCTTAAACGTAAAGACATGGCGCTGACAAGGGAGTTGCCCCATTCGGGGAATGTCAGTCACTCCAGTCATATGCGCAGCCGAGCCGACGTGCTCCGAAGGAGCGCCCGGAAATGCTTGGCATTTCCGATGGCAACCTCGAAGAGATTTTCAGGGAAGCCGTCCTTTTCGCTATCTTTAAATAGATGACTGCCCTAGGCAAAGGCATGACGGCAGCTAAAAAAGCAGCCCGAGCAAGGAAACACAGAGCAACTAAGAAGCGCCGAGCCGCTAAGCGCGCCATCCCAAAACTCAGCAGCATCATCACACTGATTACTGACTTCGGCCTTGGTACGCACGGGATTGGGGTGATGGAAGGAGTCATTGCATCTATCAATCCAAAGGCCCGCGTCATTCACCTCGCGCATGGCATTCCGGATTTTGACCTGAGAAGCGCAGCAAAGGAGCTTGAGGCTGCGCAATCCCTCCCTCCTTCTATCCATGTTGTTGTCGTTGATCCTGGTGTCGGCACAGCCCGAAAGCCGATTGCCATCCTTACAGGAAGAGGAGACGTCCTGATTGGGCCAGACAATGGCGTCCTGTTGCCAGCATGCCGGTTTCTTGGCGGCATTGTAAAATCGTACGAGATCGAAAACAGGAGTGTGATGGCCCCTCTTATCTCTCCTGTCTTCCATGGAAGGGATATCTTTGCGCCTGCAGCAGCCCATATCTCCAAAGGCTTTCAGCTGCAAAGGCTTGGCAGGGAGTTAAAGAAACTTGCAGCTCCGCCTTATCCTGAAGCGGTCTATGAAAA contains:
- a CDS encoding HDIG domain-containing protein, which gives rise to MNEQQAIELLKKYSSDDGAFKKVLAHVQAVKKAALRIADRIPGTDKEFIATASILHDIGRFQFPPGSKNAIQHGIKGAEILRKEGFPKHALVAERHIGVGISRKDIREQNLPLPDKDFLPISKEEKIIAHADNLIFGDKEGTLQMVIDRFRMELGEEYAERVKRLAGEVEGWQRD
- a CDS encoding SAM-dependent chlorinase/fluorinase, with amino-acid sequence MTAAKKAARARKHRATKKRRAAKRAIPKLSSIITLITDFGLGTHGIGVMEGVIASINPKARVIHLAHGIPDFDLRSAAKELEAAQSLPPSIHVVVVDPGVGTARKPIAILTGRGDVLIGPDNGVLLPACRFLGGIVKSYEIENRSVMAPLISPVFHGRDIFAPAAAHISKGFQLQRLGRELKKLAAPPYPEAVYENGMISAELIYINKFGSAHLNLLQKEFARLGLKKGQHINVRLKYKTISLPFASTFGEVHSQGELIMPDDFGRVELAVNRGSFVSRYPLRIGEKVALWKAKKLQ